One genomic window of Nakamurella panacisegetis includes the following:
- a CDS encoding SipW-dependent-type signal peptide-containing protein — protein MAQHLRIARGHRWRLIRALLAGGLVLGIGTATTLASWTDNEYVSGAFTTSSFDIQSSLDGSVWADHGTSGAAASMTFNGSGMSPTAVRYAPLYVRTKPGSVSGTLALQGGTSNNTALAAGLQYRVVTFTGTCAAASFTGTPTFVVGSSSASATIGTAGSTTPVTANGASNSQLCFEVSMLASADNTLQGQAITIIWQLIATSS, from the coding sequence ATGGCACAGCATCTCCGCATCGCCCGAGGGCACCGCTGGCGACTGATCCGCGCGCTGCTGGCCGGCGGCCTCGTGCTCGGCATCGGCACCGCGACGACCCTCGCTTCATGGACGGACAACGAGTACGTCAGTGGCGCTTTCACGACCAGCTCGTTCGACATCCAATCGTCGCTGGACGGCAGTGTCTGGGCGGACCATGGGACCTCCGGCGCCGCCGCCTCCATGACCTTCAACGGCAGCGGGATGTCCCCCACGGCGGTTCGCTACGCCCCGCTGTACGTCAGGACGAAACCCGGATCGGTCAGCGGAACCCTTGCGCTTCAGGGCGGCACATCCAACAACACCGCCCTGGCGGCCGGACTCCAGTACCGGGTTGTCACGTTCACCGGGACGTGCGCGGCCGCATCGTTCACCGGCACGCCGACCTTTGTCGTCGGGTCCTCGAGCGCATCGGCCACCATCGGTACCGCGGGGTCGACAACGCCGGTCACCGCGAACGGTGCGTCGAATTCGCAGTTGTGCTTCGAGGTCTCCATGCTGGCCAGCGCCGACAACACGCTGCAGGGACAAGCCATCACGATCATCTGGCAACTCATTGCCACTTCGAGCTGA
- a CDS encoding signal peptidase I, which produces MTTLEVEDVGPHADPPRRRSRVGSVVRNTLLNLAAGGGVLCIVLVILAATFHISLILFKTGSMSPAIPAGSVALVRQIPAAQVEIGDVVTVDRPGRLPITHRVIAIKPATDGQVWLTLRGDANPAPDAAPYLVSTVRRVLTSAAGLAPVIVAVSERWVMVAVTLTISALVTWAFWPRDGSGRARRAKHRAS; this is translated from the coding sequence GTGACCACACTCGAGGTCGAGGACGTCGGTCCCCACGCCGATCCGCCACGACGACGGAGTCGGGTCGGCTCTGTCGTCCGCAACACCCTGCTGAACCTCGCCGCGGGTGGCGGCGTGTTGTGCATCGTGCTGGTCATACTCGCGGCAACATTCCACATCAGCCTCATTCTGTTCAAGACGGGATCGATGTCCCCGGCCATTCCGGCCGGATCGGTGGCGTTGGTCAGGCAGATTCCAGCGGCCCAGGTCGAGATCGGCGATGTCGTCACCGTGGACCGCCCGGGGAGGCTTCCCATCACCCACCGGGTCATCGCCATCAAACCGGCGACCGATGGTCAGGTCTGGCTGACCTTGCGCGGTGATGCAAACCCGGCACCGGATGCGGCGCCATACCTCGTTTCCACGGTCCGCCGGGTGCTGACATCCGCTGCCGGTTTGGCGCCGGTCATCGTTGCGGTCTCCGAACGCTGGGTGATGGTGGCCGTCACACTGACGATCAGCGCTCTCGTCACCTGGGCCTTCTGGCCGCGCGACGGGTCAGGTCGCGCCCGACGCGCCAAGCATCGGGCGTCATGA
- a CDS encoding nuclear transport factor 2 family protein, which yields MTPHVDQIATYFTRASGPDLDTYLALFAEDAVVEDEAHQHRGVDAIRTWRSGTPSVRSEVLDTSVDGTGNGQIAHARISGDFPGSPVVLAYRFHFDDSGHIASLSIRLPETS from the coding sequence ATGACACCGCACGTAGACCAGATCGCCACCTACTTCACCCGCGCCTCCGGACCCGACCTGGACACCTACCTGGCCTTGTTCGCCGAAGACGCTGTCGTCGAGGACGAGGCACATCAGCATCGTGGCGTGGACGCCATCCGCACGTGGCGGAGCGGCACCCCGTCGGTCCGCTCCGAGGTGCTCGACACCTCGGTCGACGGCACCGGCAACGGCCAGATCGCACACGCCCGGATCAGCGGCGACTTCCCCGGGAGCCCGGTTGTCCTGGCCTACCGATTCCACTTCGACGACAGCGGGCACATCGCGTCACTGAGCATCCGGTTGCCGGAGACTTCTTGA
- a CDS encoding MerR family transcriptional regulator: MQTRLTIGQFSSMTHLSVKTLRRYHDGGLLAPAEVDEWTGYRYYDPDQIATAQTIRRLRDLDMPLGEIADLVGTADERHRQDLLAGHLRRLEERLSQTQNSVAALRRLLAPQPAELRVDRRLVPATPVLAISAVLDQADLLVWYARAMAELDQLLAAAGRVAEGPPGSLVDNAIFTDEHGELTVFLPIGDPPTAGRARAMTLPATDLAVTIHHGDHDDIDVTYGRLAHWALDHDLQPSGQVRETYLVGPRDTPRPEEWRTEIGWPVAAFEGE, from the coding sequence GTGCAGACGAGATTGACGATCGGGCAGTTCTCATCGATGACCCACCTTTCGGTCAAGACCCTGCGGCGCTACCACGACGGAGGTCTGCTGGCACCGGCCGAGGTGGACGAGTGGACCGGTTACCGCTACTACGACCCGGACCAGATCGCCACCGCCCAGACGATCCGCCGGTTGCGCGACCTGGACATGCCGCTCGGCGAGATCGCGGACCTGGTCGGCACAGCGGACGAACGGCACCGACAAGATCTGCTTGCCGGCCATCTGCGCCGCCTCGAGGAACGACTCTCGCAGACGCAGAACTCGGTTGCTGCGCTGCGCCGCCTGCTCGCACCCCAGCCCGCCGAGCTGAGGGTTGACCGCCGACTCGTCCCGGCTACGCCCGTCCTGGCCATCAGTGCCGTGCTCGATCAGGCTGACCTGCTGGTCTGGTACGCCCGGGCCATGGCCGAACTGGACCAACTGCTGGCCGCAGCGGGCCGCGTCGCCGAAGGACCGCCGGGCAGCCTGGTCGACAACGCGATCTTCACCGACGAGCACGGCGAGCTGACCGTCTTCCTACCCATTGGCGACCCGCCAACCGCCGGACGGGCACGAGCGATGACTCTGCCGGCCACCGATCTGGCCGTGACCATTCACCACGGAGACCACGACGACATCGACGTCACCTACGGGCGACTCGCCCACTGGGCACTCGACCACGATCTCCAGCCATCCGGGCAGGTACGGGAGACCTACCTCGTCGGTCCTCGCGACACCCCACGACCCGAGGAATGGCGCACCGAGATCGGCTGGCCGGTGGCCGCGTTCGAAGGCGAGTGA
- a CDS encoding zinc-dependent alcohol dehydrogenase, translating to MKAVTWQGKRNVRVDNVDDPRLLEPTDAIVKITSTAICGSDLHLYEVLGPYMAAGDILGHEPMGIVQEVGSAVTNIAVGDRVVIPFNISCGHCWMCERGLQSQCETTQVRSQGKGAALFGYTSLYGSVPGGQAEYLRVPQAQYGPIKVSPDGPDEKYLFLSDVLPTAWQAVRYADVPAGGTLVVYGLGPVGQFASRIGRHLGYRVVAVEPVPERRAMAERHGVEVVDPSGVDDVPAALIEMTGGRGADAVIDAVGMEAHGSLGATVGKLAQAAAGLLPDTLAQKLIENVGVDRLTALQNAIGSVRRGGTVSISGVYGGIADPMPMMDLFDKQIQLRMGQCNVKKWIDDLLPLVEDGADPLGVLDLTTHAVSIDEAPEAYQMFQQKTDGCVKVVLKP from the coding sequence GTGAAAGCTGTTACCTGGCAGGGCAAACGCAATGTCCGCGTCGACAACGTCGATGACCCCCGACTCCTGGAACCGACCGACGCGATCGTGAAGATCACCTCGACCGCGATCTGCGGATCGGATCTACACCTCTACGAGGTGCTGGGCCCGTACATGGCCGCGGGTGACATCCTGGGGCACGAGCCCATGGGCATCGTCCAGGAGGTCGGGTCCGCGGTCACCAACATCGCCGTCGGCGATCGCGTGGTGATCCCCTTCAACATCTCCTGTGGTCACTGCTGGATGTGCGAACGCGGACTGCAGTCGCAGTGCGAGACCACTCAGGTGCGGAGCCAGGGCAAGGGCGCGGCCCTGTTCGGCTACACCTCCCTCTATGGATCGGTGCCGGGCGGACAAGCCGAGTATCTGCGGGTGCCGCAGGCCCAGTACGGACCGATCAAGGTGAGCCCCGACGGGCCGGACGAGAAGTACCTGTTCCTCTCCGACGTCCTGCCCACGGCATGGCAGGCCGTGCGGTACGCCGACGTCCCCGCCGGCGGCACGCTGGTTGTCTACGGTCTCGGTCCGGTCGGCCAGTTCGCCAGCCGCATCGGACGCCACCTGGGGTACCGCGTCGTCGCGGTGGAGCCGGTGCCGGAACGGCGCGCAATGGCCGAACGACACGGGGTCGAGGTCGTCGACCCGAGTGGGGTGGACGATGTGCCGGCGGCGTTGATCGAGATGACCGGTGGTCGGGGAGCGGACGCTGTCATCGACGCGGTCGGGATGGAGGCCCACGGCTCGCTCGGCGCGACGGTCGGCAAGCTGGCTCAGGCGGCGGCCGGACTCCTGCCGGATACGTTGGCGCAGAAGCTGATCGAGAATGTCGGCGTCGACCGGCTCACCGCCCTGCAGAACGCGATCGGCTCCGTACGCCGCGGCGGGACGGTTTCGATCAGCGGCGTGTACGGCGGAATCGCCGACCCGATGCCGATGATGGACCTGTTCGACAAGCAGATTCAGCTCCGGATGGGTCAGTGCAACGTCAAGAAGTGGATCGATGACCTCCTGCCGCTGGTCGAAGACGGCGCCGACCCGCTCGGGGTACTCGACCTGACCACCCACGCCGTGTCGATCGACGAGGCGCCGGAGGCCTACCAGATGTTCCAGCAGAAGACTGACGGTTGCGTCAAGGTCGTCCTGAAGCCGTAG
- a CDS encoding SDR family NAD(P)-dependent oxidoreductase: protein MAHNPVRSSKVALVMGASSGIGLASALILAAEGWSLVLVARSHPSLDRAAARCVRLGAPTLVVEADVGDSAAVDAAFTVAAERFGRIDAVVNTAAAVAYGRFADVPVEVFDKAITTNLLGTANVARAALRHFGRRPGRGDLVLVGSLLGKIAVPMMSSYVTGKWGVQGLARILQIEARETPDVHVSLVSPGSVNTPAYSQAASYLGWHGRPPPPVDSPDKVAAAVVGCLNSSRRDRSVGIANGFVIAGFRLLPSVFDLLVTPLMKLAGLSNASTPPTAGNVLQAQPDGDQQYGQWPHLFRRPRRRVAR from the coding sequence ATGGCACACAATCCGGTTCGATCGAGCAAGGTTGCGTTGGTGATGGGCGCGTCCAGCGGCATCGGGCTGGCCAGCGCCCTCATCCTGGCGGCCGAGGGTTGGTCACTGGTCCTGGTGGCTCGATCGCATCCCAGCCTGGACCGGGCTGCGGCCCGGTGTGTCCGGTTGGGGGCGCCGACCTTGGTGGTGGAGGCGGACGTGGGTGATTCCGCAGCGGTGGACGCGGCCTTCACCGTCGCGGCGGAACGCTTCGGCCGGATCGACGCTGTGGTCAACACTGCGGCCGCGGTCGCCTACGGGCGGTTCGCAGACGTGCCGGTGGAGGTCTTCGACAAGGCCATCACCACCAACCTGCTGGGTACCGCGAACGTGGCCAGAGCGGCCCTTCGGCACTTCGGTCGGCGTCCGGGGCGCGGTGACCTGGTCCTGGTCGGCTCGTTGCTCGGCAAGATCGCAGTGCCCATGATGAGCAGCTACGTCACCGGCAAGTGGGGCGTCCAGGGTTTGGCCCGGATCTTGCAGATCGAGGCCCGAGAGACGCCTGACGTGCACGTCAGCCTCGTTTCGCCCGGCAGCGTCAACACGCCGGCCTACAGCCAGGCGGCCAGCTACCTCGGTTGGCACGGCCGGCCCCCGCCGCCGGTCGACTCGCCGGACAAGGTGGCGGCGGCCGTCGTCGGCTGTCTCAACTCATCCCGACGGGACAGGTCGGTCGGCATCGCCAACGGCTTCGTCATCGCGGGCTTTCGCCTGCTGCCCAGCGTTTTCGACCTGCTGGTCACGCCGCTGATGAAATTGGCCGGCCTCTCCAATGCGTCCACCCCACCGACGGCCGGCAACGTTCTGCAGGCCCAGCCCGACGGAGACCAGCAGTACGGCCAGTGGCCCCATCTCTTTCGCAGACCGCGCCGCCGCGTCGCTCGTTGA
- a CDS encoding catalase, which produces MASKKPVSKKSDPKKPEPLAPGAPGVQPPSLAEPMTPVEPLPPKPDQQGPDPRTATGAPTSASGLDVAQQGAFLTTAHGARLADTDHSLKVGSRGPTLLQDHHLREKISHFDHERIPERVVHARGAAAHGVFVGNGAGESICRAGFLRAGVETPVFVRFSTVLGSRGSADLARDTRGFATRFYTDEGNYDLVGNNIPVFFIQDGIKFPDVVHAAKPHPDREIPQAQSAHDTFWDFVSLHTEAQAHTLWNMSDRGLPRSLRTMEGFGVHTFRLINADGQTCLVKFHWKPKQGVHSVTWEEAQLTNGNDPDFHRRDLADTIESGHYPEWDLGVQVMPDTEDEMFAGIDLLDPTKFVPEELAPVQVLGTMTLNRNPVNYFAETEQVAFNPANLAPGIDVTNDPLLQARLFSYLDTQITRLGGPNWNQIPINRAHAPINDMLRDGQHQDAVHGGVAPYRPHSLDGGCPFTAGPGDHPFIDIPAPVAAALKVRENPLTFEDHFTQATMFYRSLSPVEQDHVVAAYTFELSKCYEQTVRERQLLALANIDADLCARVADGLGLPAPAPSVPPTETDTTAAVSQICGTWPVAGRIVGVVIGPDSDAKDIQAVRAALTKAGVLPLVVGPRGGKIGVIAVQRTYANAASTEFDALIIVGATPPAPDAVPSLDAKSAAEGGPETTVDPRVLKMIGEAWRHAKAIGTAPGAGTSAPALLPAEAPGSATGTPAEVAAAVLQLLGAHRAWDRFPAVRTP; this is translated from the coding sequence TTGGCATCGAAGAAGCCAGTCTCGAAGAAGTCGGATCCGAAGAAGCCCGAACCGCTGGCCCCCGGAGCTCCCGGCGTGCAGCCGCCATCGTTGGCCGAACCGATGACACCGGTCGAGCCGTTGCCGCCCAAACCGGACCAGCAAGGGCCGGACCCCCGCACCGCGACCGGTGCCCCGACGTCCGCGTCGGGACTCGACGTGGCCCAGCAGGGCGCCTTCTTGACGACCGCTCACGGTGCTCGCCTGGCGGACACGGATCATTCGCTGAAGGTCGGCTCCCGCGGGCCGACCTTGCTGCAGGATCACCACCTGCGGGAGAAGATCAGCCATTTCGACCACGAGAGAATTCCGGAGCGGGTCGTGCACGCCCGCGGCGCCGCGGCTCACGGTGTCTTCGTCGGCAACGGTGCCGGCGAGAGCATCTGCCGGGCCGGCTTCCTGCGCGCCGGTGTCGAAACGCCCGTGTTCGTCCGGTTCTCCACCGTGCTGGGCTCGCGCGGCTCGGCCGATCTGGCCCGCGACACCCGGGGCTTCGCCACCCGGTTCTACACCGACGAGGGCAACTACGATCTGGTGGGCAACAACATCCCGGTGTTCTTCATCCAGGACGGAATCAAGTTCCCGGACGTGGTGCATGCGGCGAAACCCCATCCCGACCGCGAGATCCCGCAGGCGCAGAGCGCACACGACACCTTCTGGGACTTCGTATCCCTCCACACCGAGGCGCAGGCGCACACCCTGTGGAACATGTCCGACCGTGGCCTTCCCCGTTCGCTTCGTACGATGGAAGGCTTTGGGGTCCACACCTTTCGCCTGATCAACGCCGACGGGCAGACCTGCTTGGTCAAGTTCCACTGGAAGCCGAAGCAGGGTGTTCACTCGGTGACCTGGGAGGAGGCGCAGCTGACCAACGGCAACGACCCCGACTTCCATCGACGCGATCTGGCCGACACCATCGAATCCGGTCACTACCCGGAATGGGACCTCGGAGTCCAGGTCATGCCGGACACGGAAGACGAGATGTTCGCCGGGATCGATCTGCTCGACCCGACCAAGTTCGTGCCCGAGGAACTGGCACCGGTACAGGTCCTCGGGACGATGACGCTGAACCGCAACCCGGTCAACTACTTCGCCGAGACCGAACAGGTCGCCTTCAACCCCGCGAATCTGGCGCCCGGGATCGATGTGACCAACGACCCGTTGCTGCAGGCCCGGCTGTTCTCCTATCTGGATACCCAGATCACCCGGCTCGGAGGCCCGAACTGGAACCAGATTCCGATCAACCGCGCCCATGCCCCGATCAACGACATGCTGCGTGACGGCCAGCACCAGGACGCCGTACACGGCGGCGTCGCCCCGTACCGACCCCATTCTCTCGACGGTGGCTGTCCGTTCACCGCCGGACCCGGCGACCACCCGTTCATCGACATTCCGGCGCCGGTCGCCGCGGCCCTGAAGGTGCGCGAGAATCCGCTCACGTTCGAAGATCACTTCACACAGGCGACCATGTTCTACCGCTCGCTGTCGCCGGTCGAGCAGGACCACGTCGTCGCGGCGTACACCTTCGAACTGTCCAAGTGCTACGAGCAGACGGTCAGGGAGCGACAGCTGCTGGCATTGGCCAACATCGACGCCGACCTGTGTGCGCGCGTGGCCGATGGACTCGGGCTCCCCGCCCCTGCGCCCAGCGTGCCGCCGACGGAGACGGACACCACCGCCGCGGTGAGCCAGATCTGCGGGACGTGGCCGGTGGCCGGGCGCATCGTCGGCGTCGTCATCGGGCCCGACAGCGACGCGAAGGACATCCAGGCCGTACGGGCCGCGCTGACCAAGGCCGGTGTCCTGCCGCTCGTGGTGGGCCCGCGCGGGGGCAAGATCGGCGTGATCGCGGTACAGCGGACCTACGCCAACGCGGCCTCGACCGAGTTCGATGCTCTGATCATCGTCGGTGCCACCCCGCCGGCCCCGGACGCGGTACCGTCCCTGGACGCCAAGAGCGCCGCCGAAGGCGGACCGGAAACGACAGTGGACCCACGAGTCCTGAAGATGATCGGCGAAGCCTGGCGGCACGCGAAGGCCATCGGAACCGCACCCGGCGCAGGCACATCGGCGCCGGCGCTGCTCCCGGCCGAGGCGCCGGGCAGCGCCACCGGGACTCCGGCCGAGGTCGCCGCAGCGGTCCTGCAACTCCTGGGCGCGCACCGGGCCTGGGATCGGTTCCCCGCCGTCCGCACCCCCTGA
- a CDS encoding zinc-dependent alcohol dehydrogenase, with protein MKAAVVTGFESPLEIQELPIPDPGPGQVLVRIECSGLCHTDIHAAHGDWPVKPAPPFIPGHEGIGVVEKLGSGVSEPAIGTRVAIAWLGSACGHCRHCISGWETLCEAQQNSGYSVNGTFAEYAVVAAAFANPVPDSISARDAAPLTCAGVTTYKAIKVAKVAPAETVAIFGIGGLGHLALQYARIAGGFVIAVDIQDDKLAMATELGADHVINASTTDPVQAIKDLGGADVAVALAASPASFDQAFRSLRRGGRLVCVALPANDAALNVPIFDMVIGGKSVIGSIVGNRNDLADVFALHEAGRTRVVVVDRRLDDVNAAVDEVLSGRVTARVVFSL; from the coding sequence GTGAAAGCTGCCGTCGTCACCGGATTCGAGTCCCCCCTGGAAATCCAGGAGCTGCCGATTCCGGACCCGGGACCCGGTCAGGTGCTGGTGCGGATCGAGTGCAGCGGGCTCTGCCACACCGATATCCATGCGGCGCACGGTGACTGGCCGGTCAAGCCGGCGCCACCGTTCATCCCCGGTCACGAGGGCATCGGGGTCGTCGAGAAGCTCGGGAGTGGGGTCAGCGAGCCCGCGATCGGCACTCGGGTCGCGATCGCCTGGCTCGGATCGGCCTGCGGTCACTGCCGCCATTGCATCAGTGGCTGGGAAACGCTCTGCGAAGCCCAACAGAACTCCGGGTATTCGGTCAACGGCACGTTCGCCGAATATGCCGTGGTGGCCGCCGCTTTCGCCAACCCGGTCCCGGACAGCATCTCGGCCCGGGACGCCGCCCCTCTGACGTGTGCCGGGGTCACCACGTACAAGGCGATCAAGGTCGCCAAGGTCGCTCCCGCCGAGACGGTGGCGATCTTTGGGATCGGTGGCCTTGGGCACCTGGCCCTGCAATATGCGCGCATCGCCGGCGGCTTCGTGATCGCCGTCGACATCCAGGACGACAAGTTGGCCATGGCCACCGAGTTGGGCGCCGACCACGTGATCAACGCCAGCACGACCGACCCGGTCCAGGCGATCAAGGACCTTGGCGGAGCCGACGTCGCGGTCGCCCTCGCCGCGTCCCCGGCGTCTTTCGATCAGGCCTTTCGCTCCCTGCGCCGCGGTGGGCGGTTGGTCTGCGTCGCCCTACCGGCCAACGACGCCGCATTGAACGTGCCGATCTTCGACATGGTGATCGGCGGCAAATCGGTGATCGGCTCCATCGTCGGCAACCGCAACGATCTGGCCGACGTCTTTGCGCTCCACGAGGCCGGCCGTACGCGGGTGGTCGTCGTCGATCGCCGGCTCGACGATGTGAACGCTGCCGTGGACGAGGTCTTGTCCGGTCGGGTGACGGCGCGGGTCGTGTTCTCGTTGTGA
- a CDS encoding response regulator: MVAVARVLLVEDDLDVAGYLRIVLEKRAGFEVVHTADPQEALTLIRGGGFDVLLTDIELPGLTGLQIAASVRDSHPHLPIMVMTAHASVDYAITALRSQVDEFVLKPVDSADLIAKVNALVTLGRSRESARTAQVVLVVGAHPDDAEIGVGGLMAAHRAAGDQVVILTLSRGARGGAADDRQHESLAAAELIGARLFMEDLEDTKISSGDPTVGMIERVIAEVSPTIMYTHSIHDRHQDHRAVHQAAAVAARKVPTFACFQSPSATVDFRPNRFAPIDTFESTKLALLAAFSSQASVRDYLEPDFVLATARYWSRFGGGRSAEPLEVIRDVAGVSGPAAAARSDPDTDGSTVFGNADWGVTQ, translated from the coding sequence GTGGTTGCAGTTGCTCGTGTTCTTCTCGTCGAGGATGACCTCGACGTGGCCGGGTATCTGCGCATCGTGCTGGAAAAGCGCGCCGGGTTCGAGGTGGTGCACACCGCGGATCCCCAAGAGGCACTCACCCTGATCCGGGGCGGCGGCTTCGACGTACTGCTGACCGACATCGAGCTACCTGGACTGACCGGTCTGCAGATCGCCGCGTCCGTCCGCGACAGTCACCCGCACCTGCCCATCATGGTCATGACGGCGCATGCGTCGGTCGACTACGCAATCACCGCCCTGCGAAGCCAGGTGGACGAATTCGTGCTGAAGCCGGTGGACAGCGCCGACCTGATCGCGAAGGTGAACGCTCTGGTGACGTTGGGGCGAAGCCGGGAGTCGGCGCGAACGGCCCAGGTGGTACTGGTCGTCGGAGCCCATCCGGACGACGCCGAGATCGGCGTCGGCGGCCTGATGGCCGCGCATCGGGCCGCCGGTGACCAGGTGGTCATCCTGACGCTGTCGCGCGGGGCCCGCGGGGGTGCGGCCGACGATCGCCAGCACGAGTCGCTGGCCGCCGCCGAGCTGATCGGGGCGCGGCTGTTCATGGAGGATCTCGAGGACACGAAGATCAGTTCGGGCGATCCCACGGTCGGAATGATCGAGCGGGTGATCGCGGAGGTATCGCCGACGATCATGTACACCCACTCGATTCACGACCGGCACCAGGACCATCGGGCCGTGCATCAGGCCGCGGCAGTCGCCGCCCGAAAGGTTCCGACATTCGCCTGTTTCCAGAGTCCATCCGCCACGGTCGACTTCCGTCCCAACCGATTTGCGCCCATCGACACGTTCGAAAGCACCAAATTGGCCTTGTTGGCCGCCTTCTCGTCGCAGGCGTCCGTCCGGGACTACCTGGAACCGGACTTCGTCCTGGCCACGGCTCGATATTGGTCACGGTTCGGCGGCGGACGCAGCGCCGAGCCTCTTGAGGTGATCCGCGACGTCGCCGGTGTGTCCGGTCCGGCGGCGGCCGCTCGATCGGATCCTGACACCGACGGCTCGACGGTCTTCGGCAACGCCGACTGGGGCGTGACCCAGTGA
- a CDS encoding ATP-grasp domain-containing protein — MITGTGGPAGIAVLRSLSKRGDVQIVSADMDRLASGLYMVEPSCRRLVPPGLDPAFVDTLLDMCRADDIDVLFPTVDVELLPLARRRAEFAAIGTVIASPQVETLEVCLDKYELALRCSALVPTPRTDLLGPGAAVGRSYPVIVKPRRGAGSRGVHLVASEAELLALGTDDDRIVQDYLPGAEFSVDVVCGLDGHVIAAVPRSRLRIDSGVAVAGETVHDEDIEQTARRVAVAVGMTTVANVQLRLDAAGTASLLEVNPRFPGSLPLTIAAGVDMPSLTLDMMVGINVPRALDFSEVAVVRYLEDIFLRPAEISVDAHTSGLAVASTASEQ; from the coding sequence ATGATCACCGGCACCGGTGGACCCGCCGGGATTGCGGTGCTGCGGTCGCTGAGCAAGCGCGGCGATGTGCAGATCGTGTCGGCCGACATGGATCGACTGGCCAGTGGGCTGTACATGGTCGAGCCCTCGTGCCGGCGACTGGTTCCACCCGGGCTCGATCCGGCGTTCGTCGACACCTTGCTGGACATGTGCCGGGCCGACGACATCGACGTTCTCTTCCCGACGGTCGACGTCGAACTGCTCCCCCTGGCCCGGCGGCGAGCGGAGTTCGCGGCGATCGGCACCGTGATCGCCTCACCGCAGGTGGAGACGCTCGAGGTCTGCCTGGACAAGTATGAGCTGGCTCTGCGCTGCTCAGCTCTGGTGCCCACACCCCGTACCGATCTTCTGGGACCCGGCGCCGCCGTCGGACGCAGCTATCCCGTCATCGTGAAGCCTCGTCGCGGGGCCGGATCCCGTGGTGTGCATCTGGTCGCCTCGGAGGCGGAACTACTGGCGCTGGGGACGGACGACGACCGGATCGTGCAGGACTACCTGCCCGGGGCCGAGTTCTCGGTGGATGTGGTCTGCGGGTTGGACGGTCACGTCATCGCCGCCGTGCCGCGATCACGCCTACGGATCGATTCCGGGGTCGCCGTGGCCGGCGAGACCGTGCACGACGAGGACATCGAACAGACGGCGCGGCGGGTCGCCGTCGCCGTGGGAATGACCACGGTGGCCAATGTGCAGTTGCGGCTCGATGCCGCCGGCACCGCGTCCCTGCTGGAGGTCAATCCGCGCTTCCCCGGGTCGCTGCCGCTCACCATCGCCGCCGGCGTGGATATGCCGAGCCTGACGCTGGACATGATGGTCGGCATCAATGTCCCCCGGGCCCTCGACTTTTCCGAGGTTGCGGTGGTCCGCTATCTGGAGGACATCTTCCTGCGACCGGCCGAGATCTCCGTCGACGCCCACACATCGGGGTTGGCAGTGGCGAGCACGGCTTCCGAGCAATGA
- a CDS encoding PHP domain-containing protein — MTLNAAPGRPPADAPTRPDLRSDHHVHSTFSDDAVSTLDENVRAAARAGLHTIRLVDHVRSSTTWVPEFLAEVATLAGGGITLLTGVETKMLDASGRLDLPPDLPLGTNGLDRVLIADHQFPGRGGPWSPSETLRRRADGMAGSDLVDMLITASIRAMHLVPRPQLAHPFSILPKVGLSESDIGTDHLTALGTAAVATGCLIEVNEKWACPGPEALRVLLDAGATCVASTDSHAASSIGRYPRVEDILGATAGERP, encoded by the coding sequence ATGACCTTGAACGCGGCTCCGGGCCGCCCGCCCGCCGACGCCCCCACCCGGCCAGACCTGCGCAGCGACCATCACGTCCACTCCACCTTCTCCGACGATGCCGTCAGCACCCTGGACGAGAACGTGCGCGCCGCCGCCCGGGCCGGCCTGCACACGATCCGCCTGGTTGACCACGTCCGGTCCTCCACTACCTGGGTCCCGGAGTTCCTGGCCGAGGTCGCCACCCTGGCCGGCGGAGGCATCACCCTGCTGACCGGAGTCGAGACCAAGATGCTCGACGCCAGCGGGCGTCTGGATCTGCCGCCGGATCTCCCTCTCGGGACGAACGGTCTCGATCGGGTGCTCATCGCCGACCACCAGTTCCCCGGCCGCGGTGGTCCTTGGTCCCCGTCCGAAACACTGCGCCGACGAGCGGACGGAATGGCCGGATCGGATCTGGTGGACATGCTCATCACGGCGTCCATCCGTGCCATGCACCTGGTCCCCCGACCGCAATTGGCTCACCCGTTCTCGATCCTGCCGAAGGTGGGCCTGTCCGAGTCCGACATCGGGACCGACCACCTGACTGCCCTGGGCACCGCGGCGGTGGCCACCGGGTGCCTGATCGAGGTCAACGAGAAGTGGGCCTGCCCAGGTCCGGAAGCGCTGCGAGTGTTACTGGACGCTGGGGCAACCTGTGTCGCATCGACGGACAGCCACGCGGCCTCGTCCATCGGCCGGTACCCGCGGGTCGAGGACATCCTGGGTGCCACCGCCGGGGAGCGACCATGA